The Salinibaculum sp. SYNS191 genome has a window encoding:
- a CDS encoding LiaF transmembrane domain-containing protein yields the protein MAQTQRTLSSQLLLGALIVLLGLVLLADTTGTVDTSFLFDYIPSLFVLVGVYALVRSGFRNVFGPLVIIVLAGLWQATTLGFVEAADVVSLWPLFIVLFGLSLVLSQFRSPPATTGTSHVTGFGVFSGNEQRVTTERFTGANLTALFGGAELDLRDATVAEPPAHVSCIALFGGVEVKVPEEWNVEMDVLPLFGGATDERMRRERDHDEVDLVVTGFAAFGGVSVTD from the coding sequence ATGGCACAGACACAGCGCACCCTCTCCAGTCAGCTCCTCCTCGGGGCACTCATCGTCCTCCTGGGGCTGGTCCTCCTCGCGGACACGACGGGGACAGTCGACACCAGCTTCCTGTTCGACTACATCCCCTCGCTGTTCGTCCTCGTGGGCGTGTACGCGCTCGTCCGCAGCGGCTTCCGGAACGTCTTCGGGCCGCTGGTCATCATCGTCCTGGCCGGGCTCTGGCAGGCGACGACGCTGGGGTTCGTCGAGGCGGCCGACGTCGTCTCGCTGTGGCCGCTTTTCATCGTCCTCTTTGGCCTCTCGCTGGTGCTGAGCCAGTTCCGCTCGCCGCCGGCCACGACGGGCACCTCGCACGTCACCGGCTTCGGCGTCTTCAGCGGCAACGAACAGCGCGTGACGACCGAGCGCTTCACCGGCGCGAACCTCACCGCTCTCTTCGGCGGTGCCGAACTCGACCTGCGGGACGCGACGGTCGCTGAACCGCCGGCCCACGTCAGTTGCATCGCCCTGTTCGGCGGCGTCGAGGTGAAAGTGCCCGAGGAGTGGAACGTCGAGATGGACGTGCTCCCGCTGTTCGGCGGCGCGACAGACGAGCGGATGCGCCGCGAGCGCGACCACGACGAGGTCGACCTCGTCGTCACGGGGTTCGCCGCCTTCGGCGGCGTCTCTGTGACGGACTGA
- a CDS encoding histidine kinase N-terminal 7TM domain-containing protein: MSTTLILLATAVLLAALAVIGWRNRETPSARAFAALQSLATVWVGMTVVGLQLSHGPLRLRVWAIVTGLSLLSTVLWLAFILAYTGRSEWVQSGWFAAVATPLVAGAVTYAVAPTWEPLVGGLTEASIPAGTVITSSVGPVGAALGLYIYGVFFTGFVVVAKTVLERDKLFLGQASALVLGTLVTVLGSMGSIVGFPVDGFPATQVALGPESLLFGYAVFRTKFLDQVPAVARIGERAVFQDLDDGVVVVGDDTVLQANPRAHAYLDADDLAGTPLSAVFEEMGVDSLSDYPARFQRRGRTYQAKVSSVTDWRDREVGRTLVIRDVTQLVRRQERLSVLNRILRHNLRNDLNVILGFAAQIEHESGDDVATLGEKVSRKARSLSSISEKALEVERMFDRESEARSVDVESLVTDVVSSLADQHPEATVETDVEGGEVQTYPRLFAVVLREVVENALVHSGSAPSVTVDVSTTDHRVELVVTDDGPGIPRAELDPIQSGEETPLSHASSLGMWLVSWGTRSLGGTVDFRTSSEGSTVRISVPDRRTFETDVPVAPTESA; this comes from the coding sequence ATGAGTACCACGCTGATTCTCCTGGCGACCGCCGTCCTGCTGGCCGCGCTGGCGGTCATCGGATGGCGGAACCGGGAGACGCCGAGTGCGCGGGCGTTCGCCGCGTTGCAGTCGCTGGCGACCGTCTGGGTCGGGATGACCGTGGTCGGCCTGCAACTGTCCCACGGCCCCCTCCGGCTCCGGGTCTGGGCCATCGTGACGGGGCTGAGCCTGCTCTCGACCGTCCTCTGGCTGGCGTTCATCCTGGCGTACACCGGGCGAAGCGAGTGGGTGCAGTCCGGGTGGTTCGCGGCCGTTGCGACGCCGCTGGTCGCGGGAGCCGTGACCTACGCCGTCGCGCCGACCTGGGAGCCGCTGGTCGGCGGGCTCACGGAGGCGTCGATTCCGGCCGGCACCGTCATCACGTCGTCGGTCGGCCCGGTCGGGGCCGCCCTCGGGCTGTACATCTACGGGGTCTTCTTCACCGGATTCGTCGTCGTGGCAAAGACCGTCCTGGAGCGCGACAAGCTCTTTCTCGGCCAGGCGAGCGCGCTCGTCCTCGGGACGCTCGTGACGGTGCTGGGGAGCATGGGGAGCATCGTCGGGTTCCCGGTCGACGGGTTCCCGGCCACGCAGGTTGCGCTCGGGCCGGAGTCGCTGCTGTTTGGCTACGCGGTCTTCCGCACGAAGTTCCTCGACCAGGTGCCCGCCGTGGCCCGCATCGGGGAACGAGCGGTCTTCCAGGACCTCGACGACGGCGTCGTGGTCGTCGGCGACGACACCGTGTTGCAGGCCAACCCCCGCGCCCACGCGTACCTCGACGCGGACGACCTCGCGGGGACGCCGCTGTCGGCGGTCTTCGAGGAGATGGGGGTGGACTCGCTTTCGGACTACCCGGCGCGGTTCCAGCGCCGCGGCCGCACGTACCAGGCGAAGGTGTCGTCGGTGACGGACTGGCGCGACCGGGAGGTCGGCCGGACGCTGGTCATCAGGGACGTCACGCAACTGGTGCGCCGCCAGGAGCGGCTGTCGGTGCTCAACCGCATCCTCCGGCACAACCTCCGCAACGACCTGAACGTGATTCTCGGGTTCGCGGCCCAGATAGAACACGAGAGCGGCGACGACGTCGCGACGCTGGGGGAGAAGGTCAGCCGGAAGGCCCGGAGCCTCTCCAGCATCAGCGAGAAGGCACTGGAGGTCGAGCGGATGTTCGACCGCGAGTCCGAGGCGCGGTCCGTCGACGTCGAGTCGCTCGTCACCGACGTCGTCTCCTCGCTCGCCGACCAGCACCCGGAAGCAACCGTCGAGACGGACGTGGAGGGCGGAGAGGTGCAGACGTACCCGCGGCTGTTCGCCGTCGTCCTCCGTGAGGTGGTCGAGAACGCGCTGGTCCACAGCGGGTCCGCGCCGTCGGTCACCGTCGACGTCTCGACCACGGACCACCGGGTCGAACTCGTCGTGACCGACGACGGGCCGGGGATACCCCGGGCGGAACTGGACCCCATCCAGTCGGGCGAGGAGACGCCGCTTTCACACGCGAGCAGCCTGGGGATGTGGCTCGTCTCCTGGGGCACGCGGTCGCTGGGCGGGACAGTCGACTTCCGGACCTCGTCGGAGGGGTCGACGGTCCGGATATCGGTGCCGGACCGCCGGACGTTCGAGACCGACGTGCCGGTCGCGCCGACGGAGTCCGCGTAG